ATAAACTACCAAAACGAATGATAGAAGTGCAGAACACTAAACAAGATCCATGAAGTTCCCAGTAACAAACCTTAGCTTCACGTTCTAACTTCACTATCAACTTTGCACCTGAACATCTAACTCGTGAGAAATGGTAAACCCCCTAAAAAATTGTTCTCGCACTACATTTCTCTGCACGTAGATCTCTGATGAATCCAGCACTACGTTTTCTAACACGTAGAGTATCTCTGAAAAAATCCTGCTTTTcgatcaaaaaagaaaatctgacGAATCCTAAAAACGCAAAGAGAAAAACGAATAACCAGCCAACAGTGGATGCTTCCACATGCCGGCCGTTGGCGTGTGCGGGCCGCATCCGTGAGATGATGCGGCCCTCTTCGCATCGGTCCTTGTCGGGCTCGCGTCGTTCCCGGTCGACTTCCCATTGTGCAGTGGAAACTTCCTCACAGCATGTCCAGCAATAGCCCCAAAATAAGATCCTAAATTTGCAAATAGGGGCCAGACCCCATAAGTAGAGACCTAAAATTTGCAATCATCTCCAACAGGAGCCCCTAAATCACAGTCCCTATTTCATTCACATCTCATATTTTAAACCAAAATTGACCCAATATCAACCCAAATTCGACACAATTTCAACACAAATCGCTCAATTCAACATCTATTCATTCAatttcaacacatattttCCCAATTCATCGATTCATATCCAATTTGAactcaaaatttaaaaaaccACCAGTTTCAGCCCTCACAGtgaaggagaggagaaggagaagccTGCCGCGGTCgggagaggaggcggtggtcggcggcgcccatgggaggaggaggaggaggcggtagGCGACGCTCAGGAGAGAGAGCAGGCCgctgtggaggaggaggtcggcgccggcaggccgcgggggaggaggaggccgactCTGGCTGGATCTGGCGGTGGCAGGAAGCGCTCGGTGCAGGCAGGACGTGCAGTCAGGGAAGAACTGTGTTGGGAAGAAGAATCTGGGGAAGTTGGAGAGTAGGGGCCTCCTACTTGGCCCGTGGAATTGGGGGCTGGGGGCAAGATTTAGCGGCTCTAAAATTTTTAGGGGCCTGTTTAGAAGGCCTGCTGGAAAAGGATTTTTGTCTCAAACCTCCAAATTTGGAGTAGGGACTGAGAGCCCTGCTGGACATGCCGGCCGGCCTGCCTTCTCTCCACGGCGCACCGAACAACGGTACTGCAGGATTTCAAAAGACGGTGCCGAGAAAATTGCAGTGGAACTCTGACTGGATTTCCCTACGATGACTGATGAACTCCGTTGTACGGGACAACTGGATAAAATTGACTAATTGGTCATGGGCGATGATAAAACACACTCCGTACTTGAACCGATTCAAGTGATGAAAGATCTCCTGCTACTATGGTTGTTTTTCCTTTCCCATTCCACTGGGGACTCCTGAAACTCTGCATAGAAAAATGGGGGGCTTTCCAGGAGAAAGACATTGCAAACAAAGCTTCGGCGCAGGGAGCGTAAATTCAAGTTTCTTTCACACAAAACCATCATGAACTGTAGTTTTTACACTTCACTTATTTCACTGATTGTATTCACTAGACATGACGCTGCTGATAAACTGCACAACGTCCACAATTGATAGCTCAGAAAAGATGCATCAGACATTCCTTGGGTACTTTAGGAGTTGATTGAAAAAAGTCACAAATGAATACCGGTCCGTAAAGCCACCATGGAAACTGCTACAATGTCAAAGGATAACCGACAGTTGTGACTCTCATGGTGCATCATGTCCTAACAGCATCCTGATGATCCTTGACCCCGGTTGCCACCCGCCACATCCACGGTGTCAGGCACATACCTTCAAGAGTGGATTTCAATTAGATTGCAGAACGAAGCATAGGCAACGATGCGATATTAGTACCAAAACTATGCAGACATAAAAGGCAAGAAATAATCAGCACCTCAAAACAGAGACAATCTATCTGCCTaaagaaattaaaagaaaGTATCGTTGATGGGAGCAAACATCAACTAAAAGAAATATTCATATTTCAAATGCCATTCCCAAGTATTCCCATCTGTGTTACTATTTGATATGTCACAAATATATAGCCACAGTAAGTTCAATGAACTTTCCCAAATGATCAGATAGTAAGAGAAACTGTGCTTACAGTTCTTCCTCTGGTTCGTTCTTCAGTGCATTCTTTACTATACATTGGAAAGCCTCTTCCACGTTTAATCCATCCTTGGCAGAAGTCTCAAAGTATGGGATGTTCCCTTTAGACGCACACCATGCCTTCGCCTTTTTCTCAGAGACCTAAATGGAAGCAGTTCACATATCCCTAACAATCCACACCGGAGAAACTATTTATCGAGAAAGTAAAATATAAAGCAATATTGATCATTACCACACGACTGTTTCCACCATCTACGTCAACTTTGTTACCCAGCAGAACAAAAGGGAAGTTATCAGGATCAGATGGGCTAGCCTGTTAAGGTAGACACCCCAAGTGAGACACAAATGACGTGATTCTACATTGTTAATGAATATATAAAGAAAAACACTTCACCTGAATTAGAAATTCTTCACGCCAGTTGTTTAGGTTATCAAATGATTTCATAGAATTAACATCATAAACTAGAACACAGCAATCTGCTCCACGGTAGAATGCAACACCAAGACTTTGAAACCTTTCCTGACCAGCAGTATCCCatatctaaaaaaataaatagggCTAAGCATCATATATAAGCAGTACAGGGACAATAGACCAATgacggaagaaaaaaaaatgcaggatCACAGATACCAGAAAAAGCTCAACAAATAGATTTCTGATGTATCCATACTCAGTTGTGATCTAACGGGAACCAGATGAAACACGAAGGAGATGCTGTAGTTTGAAATTTAGAATACCTGAAATTAACGTGAAAAATGTACATTTGCTAATTTGTAGGGGTTAAATACTTAGGCTAATTTGTAGGGGCTAATTTGGTGCGGGGAAACAATAACTAATAACTAAGCTGCATAAGGCCCAACGCTAGTTCTGAGCAACAGCAAGCCAACATAAGTACAACTTGAAAGAACTTAGCCTTTCTTGGAAGTGTTCTGATGTAGAATTTTTATTCAAAACACATAAGGCGGTACACTATATGATGCTCACACAACTC
The Brachypodium distachyon strain Bd21 chromosome 2, Brachypodium_distachyon_v3.0, whole genome shotgun sequence genome window above contains:
- the LOC100830932 gene encoding ras-related protein Rab7, whose translation is MASRRRTLLKVIILGDSGVGKTSLMNQYVNKKFSNQYKATIGADFLTKEVQFEDRLFTLQIWDTAGQERFQSLGVAFYRGADCCVLVYDVNSMKSFDNLNNWREEFLIQASPSDPDNFPFVLLGNKVDVDGGNSRVVSEKKAKAWCASKGNIPYFETSAKDGLNVEEAFQCIVKNALKNEPEEELYVPDTVDVAGGNRGQGSSGCC